Proteins from a genomic interval of Mycobacterium conspicuum:
- a CDS encoding PE domain-containing protein: MSTFLITAPEVLAAASADLSRIGAAVKEVGASAAPATTGIAPAAADEVSAAITRLFGNYAADFQALSARTAAFHTGFVQSLLHSASAYAATEAANNPWLQTLELDLLGVINAPAYALTGRPMITLKAPASGVPLSENLLINPGFEIADPSTSGYSGVTVPGWTVTGTPTVIPYASPRPFFPSPFGTPFPDLPKFLGFPQHAPSGGGNNFAGGGPVATSTISQTVNLTGAAGTPYVLSADLGGRLLNPSSASVHVTFYSSSGAVLGTGSTGSVSLLDRLGMTGFQQREISGTVPTGTTTAVVTTTFNDRCPILGHYNDAYVDNVSLRVGDTSLTPGQLQPPTSTVGQIDHVQLIYMENKGVGNIIGSPNAPFINSLINSQDYLANYYALSHPSDPNYFRVMGGSDFGLAYNPVSNVIDAPSLMEEMDSQGISWVGYAQGMPAPGTIVSTGDYATDSLPFLEFKYVFNNTPAYQQAHLQPLTSLSNGLSDPNTAPRFAWIAAEDATNMEGPTSSPSDYARWALSQLTNHQYNVAAGDAFVQQQVQTIQASPTWNSSQSDVIYITMDEDSNNLSLGLGNEGNHVVMIAIPNQAAIDAGMQPGPYVVNGYGDEYGLMSTIEYNMGLPPLTANDMYAQPFNGLWK; this comes from the coding sequence ATGTCGACCTTCCTGATCACAGCACCCGAGGTTTTGGCCGCGGCGTCGGCGGATCTGAGCCGAATCGGAGCGGCGGTCAAGGAGGTTGGCGCATCGGCGGCGCCAGCCACGACGGGGATCGCCCCGGCGGCCGCGGATGAGGTGTCGGCGGCCATCACCCGGTTGTTTGGCAACTACGCGGCGGATTTTCAGGCGCTTAGCGCGCGCACGGCAGCCTTTCATACCGGGTTCGTGCAGTCGTTGTTGCATAGTGCGAGCGCCTATGCGGCCACCGAAGCCGCCAACAATCCGTGGCTGCAGACCCTCGAGCTGGATCTGCTGGGCGTGATCAACGCGCCCGCTTACGCATTGACGGGGCGGCCGATGATCACCCTCAAGGCGCCCGCGTCCGGAGTGCCGCTGAGTGAGAACCTGTTGATCAATCCCGGCTTCGAAATCGCTGACCCGTCGACGTCCGGCTACAGCGGGGTGACCGTCCCGGGCTGGACGGTGACCGGCACCCCGACCGTGATTCCGTACGCCAGCCCGCGGCCATTTTTCCCGTCGCCATTCGGGACTCCATTCCCGGATCTGCCGAAGTTCCTAGGCTTTCCACAACACGCGCCCTCGGGCGGCGGCAACAATTTCGCCGGCGGCGGACCCGTCGCCACCTCCACCATCAGCCAAACCGTGAACCTCACCGGCGCGGCTGGAACGCCGTACGTGCTCAGTGCCGACCTCGGTGGCCGCCTCTTGAATCCGTCGTCGGCCTCGGTGCACGTCACCTTCTACAGCTCCAGCGGGGCCGTTCTGGGCACCGGCTCGACCGGTTCGGTCTCGCTGCTTGATCGCCTGGGCATGACGGGGTTTCAACAGCGTGAGATCTCCGGAACGGTTCCGACCGGCACCACCACCGCCGTGGTGACCACGACGTTCAACGACCGCTGCCCGATCCTCGGTCACTACAACGACGCCTACGTCGACAACGTGTCGCTCCGGGTCGGCGATACGAGTCTGACCCCGGGGCAACTCCAGCCACCGACGTCCACCGTCGGCCAAATCGATCACGTGCAACTGATCTACATGGAGAACAAGGGCGTCGGCAACATCATCGGCAGCCCCAACGCGCCCTTCATCAACAGCCTGATCAACAGCCAGGACTATCTGGCCAACTACTACGCGCTGAGCCATCCCAGCGATCCCAACTACTTCCGCGTCATGGGCGGATCGGACTTCGGGCTCGCCTACAACCCCGTATCGAACGTCATCGACGCACCCAGCCTCATGGAAGAAATGGATTCGCAGGGCATCTCGTGGGTCGGCTATGCGCAGGGCATGCCGGCCCCGGGCACCATCGTGTCAACGGGGGACTACGCCACCGACTCGCTGCCGTTCCTCGAATTCAAATACGTCTTCAACAACACCCCCGCCTACCAGCAGGCACATCTGCAGCCGCTGACAAGTTTGTCGAACGGTCTGTCGGATCCGAACACGGCGCCGAGGTTCGCGTGGATCGCGGCCGAGGACGCCACCAATATGGAAGGCCCTACAAGTTCTCCGAGTGACTATGCCCGCTGGGCGCTCAGCCAACTCACGAACCACCAGTACAACGTCGCCGCCGGCGACGCGTTCGTTCAGCAACAGGTGCAAACCATTCAAGCGTCGCCGACGTGGAATTCGTCGCAGAGCGACGTCATCTACATCACCATGGACGAGGACTCCAACAATCTGTCGCTCGGTCTCGGCAACGAGGGCAATCACGTTGTGATGATTGCCATCCCGAATCAGGCGGCCATCGATGCGGGGATGCAACCCGGTCCCTACGTCGTGAACGGTTACGGGGACGAGTACGGCCTGATGTCCACGATCGAATACAACATGGGCCTGCCCCCGCTCACCGCCAACGACATGTACGCGCAACCCTTCAACGGCCTCTGGAAATAG
- a CDS encoding PE family protein, with product MTLLSIAPDIMAGASRDLEGLSSELRSANAAAATQTTAVAAPAADEVSAAFAALLSSHAEGFHALSAKAAAFHDEFVKLLSGSSAQYMGTEATSAASVLGINLPNLNLPSLNLPGLHLPSINLPGIGLPGIPLLTEALGLTGGFKTPFGPLNFLTGSGSATIFSNGNLQGSLTAGLFGRPSLGLTFDGAPVSGSLLDPAAGFTEALTSTGTLRTPFGPLQVLTANGTATLLPNGHLDVSLTAHVPLSPPFYLSVAAAPVSSTTGLEEALSATGFIKTPFGALTLLTADGTATVLPNGDLDASIVARVPLLPALSLSITGVPSGIL from the coding sequence GTGACGTTGCTAAGCATCGCACCGGACATCATGGCAGGGGCGAGTCGAGACCTGGAGGGCTTAAGCTCCGAACTGCGCAGCGCTAACGCGGCGGCGGCGACCCAAACAACCGCGGTCGCGGCCCCAGCCGCTGATGAGGTGTCGGCGGCCTTCGCGGCACTTTTGAGTTCGCACGCTGAAGGATTCCACGCCCTCAGCGCCAAGGCGGCGGCCTTTCACGACGAGTTCGTGAAGTTGTTGAGCGGGTCGTCCGCGCAGTACATGGGCACCGAGGCCACTAGCGCGGCAAGTGTCCTCGGCATTAATCTCCCGAATCTCAATCTCCCGAGTCTCAATCTCCCGGGTCTCCACCTCCCGAGTATCAATCTTCCGGGTATCGGTCTCCCGGGCATCCCGCTGCTCACCGAGGCCCTCGGCCTAACTGGCGGCTTCAAGACCCCGTTTGGTCCGTTGAACTTTTTGACGGGGAGCGGGAGCGCAACCATCTTTTCCAACGGCAACTTGCAGGGTTCCTTGACAGCAGGTCTTTTCGGTCGTCCTTCCCTGGGCTTGACGTTCGATGGGGCCCCGGTCAGTGGGTCCCTGCTCGATCCCGCCGCGGGGTTCACGGAGGCCCTGACAAGCACTGGCACCCTCAGGACTCCGTTTGGTCCCCTGCAGGTGTTGACGGCGAACGGGACCGCAACGCTCCTTCCCAACGGCCATTTGGACGTTTCCCTAACCGCACACGTTCCGCTTTCTCCCCCGTTCTACTTGTCGGTCGCTGCGGCCCCGGTCAGTTCCACCACCGGGCTCGAGGAGGCCCTGAGCGCAACCGGCTTTATCAAGACTCCGTTTGGTGCCCTGACCTTGTTGACGGCGGACGGGACCGCAACCGTCCTTCCCAACGGGGATTTGGACGCTTCCATAGTTGCCCGCGTTCCGTTGCTTCCTGCGTTGTCGTTGTCGATCACTGGGGTTCCCTCGGGCATTCTTTGA
- a CDS encoding nucleotidyltransferase domain-containing protein: MQLNRPFATVTPTLDGDVLGVLATSEVTFTITQIQRILTTASGEGIRKVLTRLTAQGVVIHDRVGRTNTYRLNTEHLAAEPILALSRLTATFLDRLKAHLEAWGEPPKYAAVFGSAATGRMTLGSDIDLFLVRASKPDHVGRQWNSATWEQQIAELAKSVTAWTGNDGRVVEYTEDELRAAAAAGEPLLSDVARQGLTVAGTRAWLARQLPPIGRAAAARKA, encoded by the coding sequence ATGCAGCTGAACCGGCCGTTCGCGACGGTGACGCCGACGTTGGACGGCGACGTACTCGGCGTTCTGGCGACCAGCGAGGTTACGTTCACGATCACCCAGATCCAACGCATCCTGACCACCGCATCAGGCGAGGGTATCCGCAAAGTCCTCACCCGTCTTACGGCCCAGGGCGTGGTAATCCATGATCGGGTCGGCAGGACGAACACCTACCGCCTCAACACCGAACATCTTGCGGCAGAGCCGATCCTGGCGCTGTCGCGGCTGACCGCAACATTCCTGGACCGCCTCAAAGCACACCTGGAGGCGTGGGGCGAGCCGCCCAAGTATGCGGCTGTGTTCGGATCAGCCGCGACCGGTCGGATGACTCTGGGCAGTGACATCGACCTGTTCCTGGTGCGCGCATCGAAGCCTGATCACGTTGGCCGCCAGTGGAACTCGGCGACGTGGGAGCAACAGATAGCCGAACTCGCAAAGTCGGTCACCGCGTGGACCGGCAATGACGGCCGCGTCGTCGAGTACACCGAAGACGAGCTTCGCGCCGCGGCCGCTGCGGGTGAGCCGTTGCTGAGCGACGTGGCTAGGCAAGGCCTGACCGTCGCCGGCACACGGGCATGGCTCGCTAGGCAGCTGCCCCCGATAGGCAGAGCTGCGGCAGCGAGGAAGGCCTGA
- a CDS encoding MmpS family transport accessory protein, with translation MTTTEPRRESLDPEVRPTADEKPGPQRAHKKGLLSRFWLIFTILAVVAVSGFVVHRLHGVFGVHPGSFGGGSPGDVIDEFNAKTITLEVWGSPGSTATINYLDENSHPQQALNVPLPWNTVLKSTKPGIPANLIAQGDGSWIACQFVVDNHDGRGAVIKAPNRSPANETVNPFVYCLDKSA, from the coding sequence ATGACGACCACCGAGCCACGGAGAGAGTCGCTCGATCCTGAGGTGCGCCCAACCGCCGACGAAAAACCCGGCCCACAGCGCGCCCATAAGAAGGGGCTCCTGAGCCGTTTCTGGCTAATATTCACGATCCTGGCTGTGGTCGCGGTATCGGGCTTCGTCGTCCACCGCCTGCACGGCGTCTTCGGCGTTCACCCGGGTTCGTTCGGTGGTGGCTCACCCGGTGACGTCATCGACGAGTTCAACGCCAAGACCATCACGCTCGAGGTCTGGGGGTCACCGGGCAGCACGGCAACTATCAACTATCTCGACGAGAACTCCCACCCGCAGCAGGCCCTCAACGTTCCGCTGCCCTGGAACACGGTGTTGAAGTCGACAAAGCCTGGGATCCCGGCCAACTTGATAGCGCAAGGAGACGGCAGTTGGATTGCTTGCCAATTCGTGGTGGACAACCACGACGGGCGCGGTGCCGTCATTAAGGCCCCGAACCGCTCGCCCGCCAACGAAACGGTCAACCCCTTCGTCTATTGCTTGGACAAGTCCGCGTGA
- a CDS encoding MMPL/RND family transporter has product MSETTEVAARVDQPLIPPFLPRMIHRLALPIVLIWLGIVFVTNTISPQLEIVSKKQSVSQSPTDAVSFQSMMRVGSTFKEFTSDSSAMILLEGDKPLGAEAHHYYDEIVRRLEQDKKHVQHVQDFWSDPLTAAGSQSHDQKAAYVQVYLAGNMGSAESGESTDAVRKIVNSVPAPPGIKAYVTGAGPLFADQSHAGQKGVLLVTLVTFAVIIVMLLFVYRSVVTMLIMLAMVFIELLAARGVVATLGNYGIMGLSTFANNMLVLMAIAAGTDYAIFVVGRYHEARGLGETREQAFYTMFHSTAHVVLGSGLTIAGAMYCLSFCRLPYFETLGIPCAVGMLVAVLAALTLAPAILTVASFFKLLDPKRTLQTRGWRRIGTAIVRWPAPVLAVTIAIALVGLLALPGYKTDYDTRHFLPSDTPANVGYAAADRHFNQARLNPELLMIETDHDIRNPADFIVLDKVAKAIFHIPGIGRVQTITRPLGTPLDHSTLGFQMGAQAAGRLQTQHYQDEQAKNLLNQADELKKTMALLHQQMQVTQDLSNTTHETTRLTKETVQITEHLRDDIANFDDFFRPIRAYFYWEKHCFDIPICWTLRSIFNALDGIDQVAENIVNLSANLDKLDAIQPKLVALIPPQIESQQRNLDTIMSNYATTMGLNQQARAQADNATAEGDAFDKAKNDDTFYLPPEAFKSPDFARGLKQFISPDGHAVRLIISHEGDPATPEGISHIGPIKQAVHEAIKGTPWEGANVYLGGTAATYRDMHDGSNMDLMIAGISAATLIFIIMLIITRSVVAAFVIVGTVLLSLGASFGLSVLLWQYILGIKLHWMVLAMAIILLLAVGSDYNLLLISRFKEEIHAGLKTGTIRAMAGSGSVVTAAGLVFAATMATFMFSPLRVMAQVGTTIALGLLFDTLIVRSFMTPSMATLLGRWFWWPQHVRPRPASTMLRPYGPRPAVRELILNDVDESPPGGLVKRR; this is encoded by the coding sequence GTGAGCGAGACCACCGAGGTCGCAGCCCGCGTTGATCAGCCGCTGATCCCGCCGTTCCTGCCGCGGATGATCCATCGCCTCGCGCTGCCGATCGTCTTGATCTGGCTGGGCATCGTCTTCGTCACCAACACCATCTCCCCGCAGCTCGAAATCGTCTCCAAGAAGCAATCGGTGTCGCAGAGCCCTACAGACGCGGTGTCGTTCCAGTCGATGATGCGCGTCGGGTCGACGTTCAAGGAGTTCACTTCCGACAGCTCGGCGATGATCCTGCTGGAAGGCGACAAGCCGCTGGGGGCTGAGGCGCACCACTACTACGACGAGATCGTCCGGCGACTCGAGCAGGACAAGAAGCACGTCCAGCACGTGCAGGATTTCTGGAGTGATCCGCTGACTGCCGCGGGCTCCCAGAGCCACGATCAAAAGGCCGCGTACGTCCAGGTCTACCTCGCCGGCAACATGGGCAGCGCCGAGTCCGGCGAATCCACCGATGCCGTCCGCAAGATCGTCAATTCGGTGCCGGCGCCGCCGGGGATCAAGGCCTACGTCACCGGGGCGGGTCCGCTGTTTGCCGATCAGTCTCACGCGGGTCAAAAGGGCGTCCTGCTGGTCACTCTGGTCACGTTCGCGGTGATCATCGTGATGCTGCTGTTCGTCTACCGGTCGGTGGTCACCATGCTGATCATGCTGGCCATGGTCTTCATCGAGTTGCTCGCGGCCCGCGGTGTCGTCGCCACGCTGGGCAATTACGGCATCATGGGGCTCTCGACGTTCGCCAACAACATGCTGGTGCTGATGGCGATCGCCGCCGGAACTGACTACGCGATTTTCGTGGTCGGCCGCTACCACGAAGCCCGGGGTCTGGGGGAGACCCGCGAACAAGCGTTCTACACGATGTTCCACAGCACGGCCCACGTCGTGCTGGGTTCGGGGCTGACCATCGCCGGCGCGATGTACTGCCTGAGCTTCTGCCGGTTGCCTTATTTTGAAACGCTCGGCATACCCTGCGCCGTCGGGATGCTGGTCGCGGTCCTCGCCGCCTTGACCCTGGCGCCGGCGATCCTGACCGTGGCGTCGTTCTTCAAGCTGCTGGATCCGAAGCGAACGCTGCAGACCCGGGGCTGGCGACGCATCGGCACCGCCATCGTCCGCTGGCCCGCGCCGGTTCTCGCGGTGACCATCGCCATCGCTTTAGTCGGTCTGCTTGCGCTGCCCGGCTACAAGACGGACTACGACACTCGCCACTTCTTGCCGTCCGACACCCCGGCGAATGTCGGGTATGCGGCCGCCGACCGGCACTTTAACCAGGCTCGGCTCAACCCCGAGCTGCTGATGATCGAGACCGATCACGACATTCGTAACCCGGCTGACTTCATCGTCCTGGACAAGGTCGCCAAGGCGATCTTTCACATCCCCGGTATCGGCCGGGTGCAGACGATCACCCGCCCGTTGGGCACGCCGCTCGACCACAGCACCCTCGGTTTTCAAATGGGCGCACAAGCCGCGGGGCGGCTCCAGACCCAGCACTATCAGGACGAGCAGGCGAAAAACCTGCTGAACCAGGCCGACGAGCTCAAGAAGACGATGGCGTTGCTGCATCAGCAGATGCAGGTCACCCAGGACCTCAGCAACACGACACACGAAACCACCAGGCTCACCAAAGAAACCGTGCAGATCACCGAGCATCTGCGCGACGACATCGCCAACTTCGACGACTTCTTCCGGCCGATCCGCGCCTACTTCTACTGGGAAAAACACTGCTTCGACATTCCGATCTGCTGGACGCTACGGTCCATCTTCAATGCGCTTGACGGCATCGACCAGGTGGCGGAGAACATCGTGAACCTCAGCGCGAATCTGGACAAGCTGGACGCGATTCAGCCCAAGCTTGTGGCGCTGATACCCCCGCAGATTGAGAGTCAGCAGCGCAACCTCGACACCATCATGTCGAACTACGCGACCACCATGGGCCTCAACCAGCAGGCGCGAGCGCAGGCCGACAACGCCACGGCCGAGGGAGACGCTTTCGACAAAGCGAAGAACGACGATACGTTCTACCTTCCGCCCGAGGCATTCAAGAGCCCGGACTTTGCCCGGGGCCTCAAACAGTTCATCTCGCCGGACGGGCACGCTGTCCGGTTGATCATCTCGCATGAAGGCGACCCGGCGACTCCGGAAGGCATCAGCCACATCGGGCCGATCAAGCAGGCCGTGCACGAGGCCATCAAAGGCACGCCGTGGGAGGGCGCCAACGTCTACCTCGGCGGCACCGCCGCGACGTACAGGGACATGCACGACGGCTCCAACATGGACCTGATGATCGCCGGAATCTCCGCGGCCACACTGATTTTCATCATCATGCTGATCATCACCCGAAGCGTCGTGGCGGCCTTCGTGATCGTCGGTACGGTGTTGCTGTCGCTGGGCGCCTCGTTCGGACTCTCGGTGCTCCTATGGCAGTACATCCTGGGCATCAAGTTGCACTGGATGGTGCTGGCGATGGCGATCATCCTGCTGCTGGCGGTCGGCTCGGACTACAACCTGCTGCTGATTTCGCGGTTCAAAGAGGAGATCCACGCCGGACTCAAGACGGGGACGATCCGCGCGATGGCCGGTTCGGGCTCGGTGGTGACCGCCGCCGGCCTGGTGTTCGCCGCCACCATGGCCACGTTCATGTTCAGCCCGCTGCGGGTGATGGCCCAGGTCGGTACGACGATCGCGCTGGGCCTGTTGTTCGACACCTTGATCGTGCGGTCGTTCATGACACCGTCAATGGCCACCTTGCTCGGACGCTGGTTCTGGTGGCCGCAGCACGTGCGTCCCCGGCCGGCCAGCACCATGCTGCGACCGTACGGACCGAGGCCCGCCGTGCGCGAGCTGATCCTCAACGACGTTGACGAAAGCCCGCCGGGCGGACTGGTCAAAAGGCGATAA
- a CDS encoding enoyl-CoA hydratase/isomerase family protein: MLDERRDGAVAWLTFDRPQRLNAFTANGYQELRVALQRLASDDTARAVVLTGRGRAFSAGADRSLLDPATPESERKHAGDQFFQLLDVLSSFDKPLLAAVNGVAVGFGCTLLLYCDLVLIAETARLRLPFTALGMVPEAGSSALLATRMPWAEAMWSMLSSEWIDAATALKTGLAWRVVSEAELMEQTSSAAALIAKHDPRAVAATKRLMTSGRRREAREAIKRELAEMQALRSD; the protein is encoded by the coding sequence ATGCTTGACGAGCGTCGCGACGGCGCGGTGGCGTGGCTGACATTCGACCGTCCGCAGCGCCTTAACGCGTTCACTGCCAACGGATATCAGGAGCTGCGCGTCGCGCTGCAGCGCCTCGCGAGCGACGACACAGCGCGAGCCGTTGTGCTGACCGGTCGTGGACGCGCCTTCTCGGCCGGAGCCGACCGCTCACTCCTCGACCCCGCGACACCAGAAAGTGAGCGGAAGCACGCCGGGGACCAATTCTTCCAACTCCTCGATGTTCTTTCTAGCTTCGATAAACCCTTGCTCGCCGCCGTCAACGGTGTCGCGGTCGGATTCGGCTGCACCCTGCTGCTGTACTGCGACCTGGTGCTCATCGCCGAAACCGCCCGGCTGCGACTGCCTTTCACCGCACTGGGCATGGTGCCCGAGGCGGGCAGCTCGGCGCTTTTGGCTACGAGAATGCCGTGGGCAGAAGCAATGTGGTCGATGCTGTCCAGTGAATGGATCGACGCGGCCACCGCGCTTAAGACCGGCCTGGCCTGGCGCGTGGTTAGCGAGGCCGAACTCATGGAACAGACCTCTTCCGCGGCGGCATTGATCGCCAAGCATGATCCGCGGGCGGTCGCGGCTACCAAGAGACTGATGACTAGTGGACGGCGCCGGGAGGCGCGCGAAGCGATCAAGCGAGAGCTCGCGGAGATGCAAGCACTACGAAGTGATTGA